A genomic stretch from Halobellus sp. LT62 includes:
- a CDS encoding GNAT family N-acetyltransferase: MTERSTDSAVIVRPFDTQSDTDGLWGLKRGFELGIGAKTGGDEKGTVYEEKLTSGYRERWLDWVDRCVEDDPGCVIVAVDGAGAETTPIDDRAPDVDLVGYAFVLPESLAFVWDAAVLNEVFVAPDYRGTGVADDLMDAVLACARSQDLPLDRLVLDVDCENDRARAFYGRYGFEHWGEMVAREL, translated from the coding sequence ATGACCGAACGCTCGACGGATTCGGCGGTTATAGTCCGCCCGTTCGACACACAGAGCGACACCGATGGGCTCTGGGGGCTCAAACGCGGCTTCGAGTTGGGAATCGGCGCGAAGACCGGCGGCGACGAGAAAGGCACAGTCTACGAGGAGAAGCTAACGTCGGGGTACCGCGAGCGGTGGCTCGACTGGGTCGACCGCTGTGTCGAGGACGACCCCGGGTGCGTGATCGTCGCCGTCGACGGGGCGGGAGCGGAGACGACACCGATCGACGATCGAGCGCCCGACGTCGACCTCGTCGGCTACGCCTTCGTCCTTCCCGAATCGCTGGCGTTCGTCTGGGACGCCGCAGTCCTCAACGAGGTCTTCGTCGCGCCCGACTACCGAGGGACCGGCGTCGCCGACGACCTGATGGACGCGGTCCTCGCGTGCGCCCGGTCGCAGGACCTGCCGCTCGATCGGCTAGTGCTCGACGTCGACTGCGAGAACGACCGGGCACGGGCGTTCTACGGCCGGTACGGTTTCGAGCACTGGGGAGAGATGGTCGCCAGAGAACTGTAG
- a CDS encoding pyridoxamine 5'-phosphate oxidase family protein, whose protein sequence is MTDDESAVVLDDEEIDELLGTGGVGVLALADESDPYAIPVSYGYDADQQALYLRLGFGDDSEKERYLERSDRAALVVTTEGVEGWASVVARGPLSEIPEATIDGTVVEAIRSIDIPFVTIYEDAPRELEYRLYRLDPDELTGRQEKPRVGVE, encoded by the coding sequence ATGACCGACGACGAGAGCGCCGTCGTGCTCGACGACGAAGAAATCGACGAACTGCTCGGGACCGGCGGCGTCGGGGTATTGGCGCTCGCCGACGAGAGCGATCCGTACGCGATTCCCGTGTCCTACGGTTACGACGCCGACCAGCAGGCGCTGTATCTCCGACTCGGCTTCGGGGACGACTCCGAGAAGGAGCGGTACCTCGAACGGTCGGATCGGGCAGCCCTCGTCGTAACTACCGAGGGTGTCGAGGGCTGGGCGTCCGTCGTCGCCCGCGGTCCCCTATCAGAGATTCCGGAGGCGACGATCGACGGGACGGTCGTCGAGGCGATCCGCTCGATCGACATCCCGTTCGTGACGATCTACGAGGACGCGCCGCGGGAACTGGAGTACCGCCTGTACCGACTCGATCCCGACGAACTCACCGGCCGCCAAGAGAAACCGCGAGTCGGCGTCGAATGA
- a CDS encoding transporter → MSRPESTTSRGGIAPNGRTLGTATVAGVLSYLVTYALTYAMTGQQIANSLAARVLELATGDPGTWKLVGWVFYSAHYVTSEIPGLFGSTSVNLISRGDAFSPALFVLPPVILLIAGALVAVAARAESPLSGAVGGASVALGYLPLAIAGALAFSISVGDSNAGPTLVTAVLLAGIVYPLVFGGVGGALGSLASNR, encoded by the coding sequence ATGTCACGCCCTGAATCGACGACGTCGCGCGGTGGAATCGCACCGAACGGCCGAACGCTCGGTACCGCGACCGTGGCCGGGGTGCTCTCGTATCTCGTCACCTACGCGCTCACCTACGCGATGACCGGGCAGCAGATCGCGAACTCGCTGGCGGCGCGCGTCCTCGAACTCGCGACCGGCGATCCTGGCACGTGGAAACTCGTCGGCTGGGTGTTCTACAGCGCCCACTACGTCACCAGCGAGATCCCCGGCCTGTTCGGATCGACGTCCGTGAACCTCATCAGTCGCGGCGACGCGTTCTCGCCGGCGCTCTTCGTCCTCCCGCCGGTCATCCTCTTGATCGCGGGCGCGCTCGTCGCAGTCGCGGCGCGCGCGGAATCGCCGCTCTCGGGTGCGGTCGGTGGCGCGTCGGTCGCGTTGGGGTATCTCCCGCTCGCGATCGCCGGCGCGCTCGCGTTCTCGATCTCTGTCGGCGACTCGAACGCGGGGCCGACGCTCGTGACTGCCGTGCTGTTAGCGGGGATCGTCTACCCGCTGGTGTTCGGCGGCGTCGGCGGCGCGCTCGGATCGCTCGCATCGAATCGCTGA
- a CDS encoding replication factor C large subunit — protein MTDWTERYRPSTLSEVRGNNKARDALKEWAETWSEHREPVVLHGAPGVGKTSAAHALANDMGWEVVELNASDERTADAIERFAGRASRNATLAGSLGGNGGGRQLVIMDEADNIHYQYDRGGKRAVTSLLKEASQPIVLIANEYYDMSNGLRNAAREIEFRDVSARSIVPVLRDILRKEGVEFDEEALERIAEANSGDLRAAVKDLQATTEGRQKVTLEDVTTGSRNRAVGLFEFLDAVLKEKSAEEALRTAYDVDETPDDLLQWVEDKVSLVYEGEELVRAYEFLSNAEVWTSRVYSTDFDYSWWRYATDNLAGGVAAARDRTRGGWTQYGGAPYRSTRDSTRDDVVRSIAESGGFSMTTARLDVLPFLSAMTHHCKPRKLTVAMAAWYDLDEAAVSYVTGSGETTNKVQSIVEDAGELRSEAVEAHAGDAFVGRERVDAADAAGTESDDGEDDSEDQQTLDADVLDRDDESAADIEGEDEADDGQSGLSDFM, from the coding sequence ATGACCGACTGGACCGAACGGTATCGTCCCTCCACCCTCTCGGAGGTCCGCGGTAACAACAAGGCCCGCGACGCCCTGAAGGAGTGGGCGGAGACGTGGTCTGAGCACCGCGAGCCGGTCGTCCTCCACGGCGCGCCGGGGGTCGGCAAGACCTCCGCGGCGCACGCACTGGCGAACGATATGGGCTGGGAAGTCGTCGAACTCAACGCCTCCGACGAGCGGACCGCCGACGCCATCGAGCGCTTCGCGGGGCGCGCCTCGCGCAACGCGACGCTCGCGGGGTCGCTCGGCGGCAACGGCGGCGGTCGCCAACTCGTCATTATGGACGAGGCGGACAACATCCACTACCAGTACGATCGCGGCGGCAAGCGCGCGGTCACGAGTCTCTTGAAGGAGGCCAGCCAGCCGATCGTCCTGATCGCCAACGAGTACTACGACATGTCGAACGGGCTGCGCAACGCCGCCCGCGAGATCGAGTTCCGCGACGTCTCCGCGCGCTCGATCGTCCCCGTCCTGCGGGACATCCTCCGAAAGGAGGGAGTCGAGTTCGACGAGGAGGCGCTCGAACGCATCGCCGAGGCGAACAGCGGCGACCTTCGCGCCGCGGTGAAAGACCTCCAAGCGACCACCGAGGGCCGCCAGAAGGTGACGCTCGAAGACGTGACGACCGGGTCGCGAAACCGCGCGGTTGGCCTCTTCGAGTTCCTCGACGCCGTGTTGAAGGAGAAGTCAGCCGAGGAAGCGCTGCGGACCGCCTACGACGTCGACGAGACGCCCGACGACCTGCTCCAGTGGGTCGAGGACAAGGTGTCGTTGGTGTACGAGGGCGAGGAGCTCGTCCGCGCCTACGAGTTCCTCTCGAACGCCGAGGTCTGGACGAGTCGGGTGTATTCGACGGATTTCGACTACTCGTGGTGGCGCTACGCGACTGACAACCTCGCGGGCGGCGTCGCGGCCGCGCGCGATCGCACTCGCGGCGGCTGGACGCAGTACGGCGGCGCGCCCTACCGCTCGACGCGGGACAGCACCCGCGACGACGTCGTCCGCTCGATCGCCGAGTCCGGCGGCTTCTCGATGACGACCGCGCGTCTCGACGTCCTGCCGTTTCTCTCGGCGATGACGCACCACTGCAAGCCCCGGAAGCTGACCGTCGCGATGGCCGCGTGGTACGACCTCGACGAGGCGGCCGTCTCCTACGTCACCGGCAGCGGCGAGACGACCAATAAGGTCCAATCGATCGTCGAGGACGCCGGCGAACTCCGTTCCGAGGCGGTTGAAGCGCACGCGGGCGACGCGTTCGTCGGGCGAGAACGGGTCGACGCGGCGGACGCCGCCGGTACCGAGAGCGACGACGGTGAGGACGACAGCGAGGACCAACAGACCCTCGACGCCGACGTGTTGGACCGAGACGACGAGTCGGCGGCGGATATCGAGGGCGAAGACGAAGCGGACGACGGTCAGTCCGGGCTCTCGGACTTTATGTGA